Part of the Sorghum bicolor cultivar BTx623 chromosome 1, Sorghum_bicolor_NCBIv3, whole genome shotgun sequence genome, GTTGAACAGGAAGGGGATGAAGAAGAGCTTGAGAACAACGAAGATGCCCCTGATGAAATCATAGGTGGAGAGGGTGAAGAGAAAGAGCAGGAAAAGACCAAGCGCGAGCGCAAAACATCGAAATACATGACGAAGTATGAACGTGCGCGCATCTTGGGTACTCGAGCCTTGCAGATAAGGTTAATACTTTAGAGTATTGAACATGTAAAAAAGCTATCTTCTAACCTAATACTAACCTTTAGTCTTTTGCAGCATGAATGCTCCAGTCATGGTTGAGCTTGAGGGAGAAACTGACCCTCTTGAGGTAAagttattttttgttttctgtATATTTTAAATTAGAAATCTTCAGGTTAACATTAGCCTTTTCTTGTTCTTCATTCTAACAAAATTTAAATAGTCTTTTCAGAGTGCACCTTTGCTTTCTAAAATGAAGATTGACTTCTGAATGTCATGTGTGATCATTAGCCATGGCAATTTCTTATTTCTTATTATTAATGTATATGTATATTAGAATTTGATATCTACAGGGCAATGGATATTTGTTCCTCACAAAAACATTTAAGATTCAATAACATATATATGTTTGAGAATGTCCCATATTGTATAAATGAAATTAATTATGCTGTAGTAATGTAC contains:
- the LOC110431821 gene encoding DNA-directed RNA polymerases II, IV and V subunit 6A-like, with product MADEDYNDVNMGYEDEPEPPEIEEGDEEELENNEDAPDEIIGGEGEEKEQEKTKRERKTSKYMTKYERARILGTRALQISMNAPVMVELEGETDPLEIAMKELRARKIPFTIRRYLPDGSYEDWGVDELIVEDSWKRQVGGD